DNA sequence from the Humidesulfovibrio mexicanus genome:
GGGCAAGCTGCGCGTCACGCAGGGCCTGCGGCCGGGCGTGGTGAGCGTGTCCTGGCACTATGGTCATTGGGCGTACGGCGCGCGCGACGTGGAGATCGATGGGCAGAGGATTCCCGGCGAACCCGTGCGCGGTAAGGGGCTGGTGACCAACGCCGCCAGCGCCGTGGACGGATACCTCAAGGACGTGTGCCTGACCGATCCCATCGCGGGCGACAGCGCGTTCACCGGCTCGCGGGTGAAGCTGGTCAAGGTGGCCTCGTCCAAGGGACCGCGCGCACCGCTGGCGGGCTGGGTTCCGGCCGGCTGGGCATCGCGCTGAAGGACCACGCGTTGAACCACGGGCGGGGCTCGGCGGTGGCGATGGCCGCTCCGGGTCCCGCCTTCTTCATTGCGCAGGGCTCCGCCGCAGCCGGTCGCCCACCTCAAAACGACATGTGGAGAGGTAGACATGTACAAACGAATCTGCGACTGAACGCACTGGCTTGGCTGGGGGTCGGCAATGGCGGAAAGCCCCGGACGCCCACGCTGCGCGGACAGCGGTGGGCGCTTGCCGGGAAAAACCTCTCGGGAGCAGCGATGACGACGGACTTTCTCTTGCGGATCGCCCTGGCCGGGGTTCTCGGCGCCCTGATCGGCATTGAGCGCCAGCTGCGGGCCAAGGAGGCCGGTCTGCGCACGCACGTCCTGGTGTGCATCGGCAGCGCCATGTTCATGATCGTCTCGAAGTACGGCTTCGGCGACATCCTGGCCGGGGAGCACATCGCCCTCGACCCCAGCCGCGTCTCGGCGCAGGTCGTCAGCGGCGTCGGGTTCCTGGGCGCGGGGACCATCCTGATCAACAAGCAGGTGGTCAAGGGCCTGACCACGGCGGCGGGGCTCTGGGTCACCGCCTCCATCGGCCTGGTGGTCGGCAGCGGCATGTACGAGATCGGGGTCTACGGCACGGTGATGACCCTCATCGTGCTGGAGGTGGTGCGCCAGCTGCGCGACAGGCTCATGGGCAGCCGCCATTTCATCGAGCTCTCCGTGCTGCCGGAAAGCGTCGCGGAGGTCTTCCTGGCGCTGCAGAAGCTGCATATCCGGCCGGGACCGCTGACGATCTCGCACTGCGACGGCGAGGCCACCTTCTGCGAGATGACCCTTGAGGTCACGCTCTCCGCACGGCAGAAGCCGGCGGGCATCTATCAGCAGCTGCTCACGGTGAAGGGCCTGCACAAGATCGAGGTGCGCTGAACCGCGCGACCCCGCAGCACACGCGCCGCGCCACGCCTGCAATCGCTGCCGGGAACGAGAGCCCCTCCGTCCGGGCAGTTCGAGACAACCGCCTCGACGGGCTGGCCTGCACGCCCAAAACGACACAGCAGATGTCGCCCAACGGTCGTTTTCTTGTTGGTATGCAAAATTCAACCACGATTTCAGGGCATGCGCCATGCCGCCGGCTGGATGGCATTCAAGTTGGCGCGCACAGAACGCATTGGCAGTGTCATGCTGTACATAAAACAAGCCAACAATTTGTACTTACACACTTTTTAATAAATCCATGAGGCGGGGTGCGGGGGCGGGACCCCTTGATCTTTCCGAACCCTGTCAACCTGCTTATTTTGTCCTTTTCCCGGCCCAAAACATGCCTTTTTTGTCCGACCTAAAAACCACTGGTATCCTTGCGGAATTTGCGATGGGCAGCCCGCCCGTTGCGCAACCGTAAGGAGCCCCCATGCCTCAGCCCTCACTGCTTTCCATCAAGCGCGACGCGCAGGGCCGCATCGCAGAACGCACTCTGAACTTCGGCAGCGAGGCCGAAATTCGGCACTACGCCTATGATTCCGCCGGACGCCTCGCCCGCGTCACCGATGGCACCGGCGGTCTGCTGGAGTCCTACCAGTACGACCACGAGGGCCGACGCCTCGCCGACATCAACCCGCAGCGCTTCCGCGGCGAGCGGCGCTAGAGCTATAACCCGGGCGACCGGTTGGGGCAGGCCGGTGCCACTCAATACGGCCACGACAAGGCGGGCTTCCGCAACCTGAAGCTCGAAGGCGGCCGCGAGACGAGATACCACTACGAGCCCGGCGGCCTGCTCATGGGCGTGGACCTGCCCGACGGCAGGCGCATCGACTACGCCTACGATGCCGACGGGTTGCG
Encoded proteins:
- a CDS encoding MgtC/SapB family protein; this encodes MTTDFLLRIALAGVLGALIGIERQLRAKEAGLRTHVLVCIGSAMFMIVSKYGFGDILAGEHIALDPSRVSAQVVSGVGFLGAGTILINKQVVKGLTTAAGLWVTASIGLVVGSGMYEIGVYGTVMTLIVLEVVRQLRDRLMGSRHFIELSVLPESVAEVFLALQKLHIRPGPLTISHCDGEATFCEMTLEVTLSARQKPAGIYQQLLTVKGLHKIEVR
- a CDS encoding RHS repeat domain-containing protein, coding for MPQPSLLSIKRDAQGRIAERTLNFGSEAEIRHYAYDSAGRLARVTDGTGGLLESYQYDHEGRRLADINPQRFRGERR